The DNA window ACTTGTCCTACGTTATTCTTGTTATCCCTCCTTATTTTAGTTCATGCCTTAGGTCAGTTCCCTAGTGGGTCATTGTTGTAGGTCCTGTTGTATTCCATGTGCATTCCAGTAGGTGTGTTTGAGTATATTAGAAGTTACGCTGAGTTTTGTTATTTGtactctgcctgcctgctccttgTTGCCCTGACCTTTTGTAGCTTGTCTTTCTTCTtcccctttttagttttggtccattgttttgcagtgtttctagtattttcagttctgttaataaaccccttctgtTCCCGTGAGTCGCAAGTGGATCATTCACCttccttcctgcctgcaccatgcctcgttcctgTGCCATCTCTGTCCGAGTCCATGACAACTACTTTCatctttggtttgctgctatcactgctcactttcttaggggccatgattactgtatcactTAAAGTACTGTAGATAAAGCAAAAATGCACAGCGAACACAGGAACATAGCTTTTGCAAGTCAAACTCGGTCGAGAGGTACCGTGATTCTGAGAGCTATTCACATACATCAGCATCCCAGTAGGTCCGTTTGCCTTTGTTTCAGCCATCAGAGATGCGTCTCAGTCTGTACACGTTTTAGTATGTCTGTCATGTTTTCTTGTGTTCCAAGTTTTCGGTCAAGTTGCAGTTAGATTTTTCTCGACCAACCCCTGCAAGGTCTGAATCGGTAGAGTTGAATGCATCTCgacccatacaagttttagcagaAATGGCCAAGTTTCAACATTTCGGTTGAAATacaagtgggaaaaaaatacaacagaCCAGTTCGATGTCCAAGCTGGTCAAGTTAAGAGGCGTTcgagttccaaggttctactgtaAATGACTTTTGGTCGGCCTAGAAGAGATTCTGACAAAAACTCATGCAATTCAGGAAGGGGGGAGACAGGGTTTTCCTCATGCCGTTTACAGCAGGGACAAATtatgattattttctttttagtaacatttttcttgtttccAGTCTAATAATATGAGATGTACATTAGAAGTACACACAATGCTCCTCTCTCTACATCATAACCTGTAAACCAACCTGTCGCTGGAGGGTTTATTTGTAACCCTCTGCAACTCGCCTATTTTTGCTGCTGTCTAAAATAGCCCCCAGTCACTATGCCTGGACACGGATCTCCCAAAGTGCTCCTCTGTGCTCCATGGGACCGTCCACGGTGGCTTCTTCAAAAACGCTTTCCAAACACCCCATCAAAACGCTGCTCTCAGAATGGCTACAGACGGCCCCTCGCTTGAGAGCCTGTCCGCCACGCTGAGCAGGTGATCCGCTCTCAGAGGTTCTTTTGACAGCTTCACCCCGTGTAGATTTACAGGCTGGTTGCTTGAATACGGAAAAGCTTTTCTCCATCAAAAGGGACATCTGACACCACTGGGGAAAAGCTGATGAAGAGGCCAGTGTTAAGTATTTTGTTATACTGGTAAAAGGATTTATCTGTTAGCAGCTGAATTGCAAATACCAGCTTCCTAGGGAAGGTTAATACAACAGGCTGAGAACTCTTAAAATAAGAAAGTGAGTCATTTCCTGCCAGTGACAAGTCTATGATCCTTGCTCCATATATTACACTGTACAGTGACTAAAAGAGTTCATGTCAACTGCATGCGTCACGCCATGAAGGTAAGATTTCCACATTCCAGGTTGGTGAAATTTGTTCTGCGGGTTTTTTTGCTCTCTATCTGCCAGAGTGGAGCTGAAGTTTGAGTCAATAAATATTCAGtttgaggagctggatgaaacAGCAGCAAGGCTCTCTGACCGGCTGGAGAAACACAGGAACACCTTAGACCAGCAAGTCCACGAGGACCAGGTGTGGGTGTCTCTGCTGGAGGACCAGTAGGTTTGCATGATAGGTTGAGGATCCCTAATCTCCTATTTCTAATGAATGTGGTGCTGTAGATATGCAACAGCAGTTTCTCCAATCTTTCCTGCAATGGTAGGTTAAGCACCTTGGAGACGAACCTCTTCGTGACCTACGCAATGGACACTCTTCGCCGCTGCCACTCAGTGGTCTTGGGGAAGCTTCCAGACCTGGCCCCAAGCCTGCCCACGGTCGCCTCGGTCTTACACAGGAAGGCCAGGAATCGGCAGGTCCGGCTGGCTTGGGAGTCTGCTCTCCAGGACCTGGGGCTGAGCAGCACCGACATCACGGCCTTGTGCACCCTTTTCGTCATGCATGGTTGccgagccgagtattttgggcCAGCCCAGAGGCAGCATTACGTAGGGAAGGTGGAGGTGCTCATACGGAGAGTAGTGACTAACCCAGCTCTGAGAGACGGTTTGCTGAGGGCAGTGCAGGTGGTGGAGGTGGGAAGTGCTGGCACCGTGATGAGTGAAACTCTCGAGCAATGACACCAAGGCCCCTAATCTCGATAACAGGACGGTGGGAAATGTTCTGGAAAATTtgagaataaaacaaaaataaatatttaaatgttgaaattcttaataaaaacaaggaaataaaaaaatcttgtCTTATATGTTTCTGATTTCTTTCGCGAAAATTTTACCCTGGCCGGTTAGCTCAGttggttagagcgtggtgctaataacgccaaggtcGCGGGTTCGATCCCCGTACGGGCCAGTTACTTTTGTTCACACATTTGCACATAAGATTATTTAGTAATCTTAAATGACGACTGACATGAAATTGCTAGCAAGGACCGGTTAATTGTGACTCGGGCTGAAGAAGTTATTGCTATTATTAATTTCGCAAagggaaaaaagggaaaaagcatagggctcgtccgggatttgaacccgggacctctcgcacccaaagcgagaatcatacccctagaccaacgagccgaTGCATGCTTTGAGTAGCTGGAAGCTTAAATACGTTCTTAGCTAGTTTTATTGTGTAGTGTTTTAGTTGTATAAGCATGATCATAATTATTCTAATATAAATTTATGTAATACCATACGTCGCTTCCTATATACATCGATAATAAAGTCAAGTTATATATATAGTAGTTTCGTTAAGAACACTTGCGATGATGTCGGCTGAGTAGGACCTCGTGGCGCAACGGTAGCgcgtctgactccagatcagaaggttgcgtgttcgAATCACGTCGGGGTCAATTTTTCGTCCCCAGAAATTATAGTAATTTATCGCTAAGTCAATTAAAACATGAAATTATTTTGTATATATCCTACATCCTTCACACTACTCTCATCCACTTGGACATATTTCAGACTGATGTTCGTAGATTTCAGCTCAGCTTTCAATACTACAGCACCCCTTACACGATCTGGATTCTATACCTTGCCTGTGACAAATAAAATCCTTGAATTCAGTTAAATGCCCACCAACCCGGCTTAAATCACATACATTTCAAAATACGTACAGAAAGTTACATTTGCAGCTGGAGTGTGCGCCGCCCATTATCGCTTACCGTATTTTGAAATAGGTTTCCGCTTCAGTTTTAAAAGTTCATGGTTATCTTAATCACAGTAAGGCATGCAAAAggtgggctcgtccgggatttgaacccgggacctctcgcaccctaagcgagaatcatacccctagaccaacgagccacTACGATAAAACGCACTATGCTAGCTTTAAAGAATGTAGGAGATGATCAAATATCTGTAATATGTGATTGTATTCTGATGTTAGAATAGACGTATAGACATTATTTCACATTATCATTTCTGATTTTCATAATGAATGTGTATgcattgatgaacatttcttaTGAGATCGCTAACAAAACATATCTTATAAAGTTATACGAAAATGTGTATTACTATGCAACCGCTTAAGTGCTATTAAAaccagaaatatataaaatatattatatataatctaTATCCTACAGAAAACTTCGGAATGTAagcgttggtggtatagtggttagcatagctgccttccaagcagttgacccgggttcgattcccggccaacgcaTACTTTTTCTGAGAATTCATGAACTACTAACAGCTTTTTCTTTGGCGAGAAACAACACATCTatggaatataattaaactAAATTCTCCCTAAAATTAGTGCTTTGTTTTTGTTCCGCATATGGTTTAGTCACGCTGTTTGCTCCGGTTTCTCGCCCCATTCATTAGAAGGGGCGTGTCGACTTTTTGGATGCTACGGATGCTGGAGTGTGCGCCGCCCATTCCTAAACTATGCCCCGACCGGGAGCACTATGCTGTCAGTAGCAGCTGATCGTGATAGAGAAGTACATATAATTACAGAGACGTAGAAAACCCTTTTAAAATTCACCCATCCGAGATGGCATCCGAAGAGCTAGCCAAAAAGCTGCAGCGCAGGTTAGAAGTGGAACAGAGCGCTTCGGCGGACCTGTGCGCCCCCTGTGCCCCGGCCAAACTGAGCCAAGGCGAGGGAGAGGAGAAGCAGCCCGTGGTCAATGGCAGTCCAACTACAGAACTGACGGAGAAACTCAGCCGGAGACTGGACATTAACGAGGGCAACACGGAACCAAAACAAGTCAAGGTGTTTAACCCATACACTGAATTCAAAGAGTTCTCGAGAAAACAGATCAAGGATATGGAGAAAATGTTCAAACGGTGAGGAACCATTGTTTCTTTAGATGCGAATgtgattggggtggggggttataAAGCAAGTTTACGTCGGAATTTccaaaattttatatttttcattttactttAAGTAAATAACATTAGTCAACATTCACGCATTCACTTATGTTAACCTTAATCTACCTTCACTctgctttttaaataataaagcGTGGAAAATACATAGAATAAATGCAAAACACAAATGCAGTATATTGAAGTAAATTCACCTGAAGTATTGTTTTACAATTTGTTGAGCAGTTGGATGTCTCCTTTTCCCCTTAAATCTTTACACTCAAATCCTTCTCTTATTTCTGTGAGAGATTTACTGATAAAGTACTAAGTGTCATGGAAATATTTTGCCTTGTATGCAGAGGTTTTGTGTATATATCATTTGTGCCAGTCACAATGTTTTCTCTTGGGCAGTTTTAGTTGAACTTCAGTTGTGCTACTTTTCTAGGACAAGGCCTACTTTCTTGAGTCCAGTGTCTCAGTGACAGGCTTTCTGTTGgactctccccctccctctgtcaCAATGCTACCTTTGTACCTCTTAGCAAGCCAGAGCTGGGGGGTGAGCCATAATATCTGTCATCTGTCCACTCTGCAGACCATTTGCTTGTCTATCCACTCCTTCCCcttccccctcccaccccccaacacacacaaacaaacaaacaaacgataGGCCAGTCAAGACAGGAGAATTAAAGGTGAACATACGCCTGGGGACATTTCCCAAGAAGGCCTGAAACAGTGGAAGGAATCAGAGTGTGGATTCAGTTTCCCTGAAGGTGtacatgttgtttttgtgtAACTGCCTGGGGGCAAGGCTGCTATTTGCAGTATGTGTTCAAATAAGTAGTGCTTATGGCTGTGAGTGATCCCCCTCCCATAAGCACTGTTCCCTTCAGGCTGCCATGGGATGTGCTCTCTTTTGCCCGCATCTTCAGCAGTCTCTCTCCCTCATTGCCGTCACTGGGATCTCCCAAGTCTTTATTACTGACTTTTGCTGGCTGCACGCTGCCCCCATCCCTGCCGGTCATTAAGGTGGTGGTCACAGCAAAGGCCACATGCCTTTCTTATGGAATCCTTTGAATAATTCATCCTTAACAAAGTACACACTAGTGGCAAAATTGTGGAAACCTGTAGCATTTCTGACATTATGCTTTAAAACTTACTACACAACATGGGCAGTAATGTTtctaaacaatcaaagaatggtATCATGCATTGGACCGCTAAATAAGTAATTGGAGTAGCGGTTGAATAAAGTTCTGTGATCTCCAAAAATTGGAAACGTTTCCAGAATTTTGACCACTAGTAGACATGAAATTGTTGCATGCAAAATCTCCACACACATAAATCACCTTATTTATCCAGGAAAACCTTTTTATGCTGCGAAAATAAAACCATAGTTTGTGTTTGCTATGTAATGAGTGGGCCGTCACAATGAGAGGCTGTGATGGAGCCGCTCTTCTCCGTGACAGGCCTGGCGTGGGTCGTAAGTAGGAACAATGCACATTCTCTggccgcctcccccccccccaacccccatgcCACGACCTCTGCGCCAGGGCCGGGCTGTGCTGGAATGTGCCAGCTGGGACGAGGGCACAGCCACAGTGACTGGGAAGGCTGCCTCGCCTGACCACGGAGCTGCACTGTTTTGGCTTGATGGCTCCCTGCCAGCTCCATCCAGACCACAGATGGGTTAGATCCATCACACATGATTGTTGGTAGGCCTGAAGATTTCACTCCTGCTTTGTAGAGCATTTGTTTACTGTTGAGAGTTATTTAGAGTAAACCGCTAATTTCTTTCTACCACTAAAGCCACTGAGATTTACCTGTCTAAAAATAGTCATTCAAGCAACAGATACTGTTGAAATACCATAAATAAGTTAATCTTCTAAGTCTTCCTCATATAGTGTCACCTAAAACTGTCAACTACGAAAGAAGTGTAATCTACATTCCAGGTTTGTCAGAGATGTGATATATCACATAGTAATGTGTGAATCATAGCCCATAATAAGCTTCCTTTAGACCTATTTACATTCCTGAAGGAGCAAAACAAAAGCTATTCTGACTATGTAGATGATGTGGGGACGTTCTAGAGGTCCAGTTTAAAGGAAACAGTCAAATTCAGACTGTGTGGATTTATTTCTCTGTAAAGACTCTGCTCTGTAAAGACTCTCTCTGTTCTTTTACTGATCGGTGCTGAAGGGTCACCAGCTGTCTGGACAGATACCGGAACAGAGTGTCACAGGGAGTGAATGGGTATGATTTCATGGGGGCCGCAGGTGAGCTGTGGGCAGCCATGTTCCGGGAGTGGATGGGTTTGGGGGTCAGGCTGTCCCACTCACCAGCCTGAAGCTGCTTGGAGTTCACTGTTCTGCAACCCCACCCATTCAGATACTGTGCCCAACTAATAACTCTGTAAAGAGATCCATTAATAACCACTGGCACACCCTCGGCCCCTCCACCCATCTTGCCTGCGGTCTCCAGCTCCTACTGCAGCTTTTACAGGAAGACATACTACCAACCACCCCACTGGTCACTCCACCTCTGCATTCTCAAGCTTAAATATCAGGTGGGAGGGGTCCTCCTCATCGCCAAGAAATTCTTAAATTATCTGTACTTGGGAGGATACAGGCAGAGCACTGATGCCCCACCCTTTGATATCAACACAAGATGACACTGTATTGGCTACTTAGTGGTCCCCTAAAATAAAATGGGCTGTACACTGTGCTATGTGTTAATTACATTAATGTCTGTGATTCTAATCCTGGAATATGTGCCTCTTCACTGATAAAACACCAAAGCTCTGTCAAATCATTGGTGTCTGTGGTATGTCAGTGCCACACACTTCACAGGCTTTCAGGCAGCCTGGGCCTCTGTGAGTGTAAGCGCCAGATGTGGCCACCTTGTGCCTGCATGGCCTTATCACATCTGTTTCAGTTGGTATTTCTCCCCTTGGGGCTAGCCGACTTACCCCCCCTGCAGAGAGCGATCGCCCTTCAAATACACTTGTGGTACAACGCGATAAAGGAGTCACACAAAGAATGCATTGAGCAGCCAGTACCTGAAGTAAGGAGATTACTACACAAGAAGGGACTGTAGGATTTACTGCCCTGACTTGGTCTGACATTTAAAACAATACTGGCTAATGTGTTAAATCATCTCATACACACTGGTACATGGATGTTTGCCAGCCATTGGCCGGACCAAAAGCAGGGGGCATTGTGTGCTTGTGCCCAAGGGAAAAGTGTGTGCTCACAATTGCTGATAAAATCAGGGTTTTCCCCATTGctgaaaatacaacaaaaacatCCAAAATCAAACGACAAGCATTTCTTAGCATAATACCGGCCAACTCCTCCGACTGTACCCCCCATGACTGAGAATTCACCATGTGCTTTCAATGGACTGAAGGCTGGGCTCTCTCTCCTCAGGTATGACTCCAGTAAAGATGGCTTTATTGATCTCATGGAGCTAAAGCTGATGATGGAGAAGCTTGGAGCACCGCAGACCCACCTGAGTCTGAAGAACATGATCAAGGAGGTGGACGAGGACTTTGATGGCCAGCTCAGCTACAGAGAGGTGAGGGAGACCAGTGGTGGCCAGTCTGGGGACATGGCTCAGTGCAGTGTCTCATGTTATCTTCTTAATTACAGTTGAAgaccaaaaacaaataaacgAGTGTCATTTGATTTGCAGTGAAGGTTTTGACGTTACTGTGAAACAAAATGGCACTATGGTGCAAGCAAGCAGAATACCCCACTGGGGCAGGAATGGGGGCTGACAGGTGGGGTCCATCTGTGTCCCTACTGCCCACTTGCAGTCACTCTCTCTGAGAATCTGTTAGCCCCATAGCAACAGGTGACAACTGTAGCCTCATGGGGGCACAAAGGCGTCCTTGTGCTGGTTCAGCCCAGTCCCAGGCTCCCCCCAGTAAtatggtgggtgggggggtcactATTAGGGAGAGGGGTGAAATTGATATGTGCACAAGTCAGGGGCAGAAAAGCAGTACTACTAACAGATATTCAGGCTGTTTGGACACAGGACTGGTATGTTTACTAATCATAactatatattaaaaatgaatacattgaaatatGCATTAGATCATCTATAATCTGCATGGGATTAGAGTGAAAGGCAGTATAACTACTAGCGATCAGAGCTGTAAATTGGGAAGGCCATTAACCTCTGACCTTGACCCCTCCTGCCctcgcaccccaccacaccacaccccaccccaccccaccccaccccacccagttCCTGCTTATCTTCCGAAGGGCCGCGGCTGGTGAGCTCCAGGAGGAGAGCGGGCTGCTGGCTTTGGCACGCCTTTCTGAGATCGATGTCTCCACAGAAGGGGTGCTGGGGGCACGCGACTTCTTTGAGGCCAAGGTACGTGTGAGTAGCTTGTAAGGACTTCCTGCAGCACGCTGCTCCTCTGGGCCACGCTTCCATCACGTTTGCATTTGAAAGGTACATTCCCCTCCAGTGCTGAACAGTGTTGATCAAACAAAAATGCTCTGCATCCTTCTGACAAGACAAATGAGGAACAAGTAAAATGATGCTGCCTTCATACAATATACAGCCTTTGTGTGTATTTCCTGATATGTGTCCATTCCAtagttttaaaattatttatactGTGAAGCACAGTGTCCTCTAGTGGACAGATAGAGCTATTCAACAGCAATAGAAGATGCTTAGACTGTATTGTCCCGCTAACTTTGTAGCATGTCTTTTTGCTGTGAACTCCACCATTCTgttgatcacaggcacaggccCTGGCGGTGGCTAGCAAGTTTGAGGCAGAGATACGGGAGGAGCAGGCAGAAAGGAAACGCCAGGATATGGAGAAAAAACAACGGCGTGCTGCCTTCAGACAGTTGCAGTCGACTTTCTGCCCTTAGAGCCTGATGGAGCCTAAACGTGGACGTCAGATGCGTGCGGTGTCACTGCTCAGAATGAATAATGGGAACACTACTGGGTTAAACGTCTATCTAGAACTAAAATCAAAATTAGGACAAAAGTCTCACACTGGGATTGTTTGGCCTGCTACGTTTGGGGGCTACGTTTTGaatattcagatttttatatttttcagtttgttGCAAATACTTTATTAACTGAACCTAAAATGTTAGAAAACTGTTCAAACTGTTCACTAGTGTTCAGAAAATAGTAACAGAATCAGAAGTATCGGGTGCGGTACACTCAagttttaattttagttttttttttttttttttaatgttggtCTTTGGGAGGTGGCACTCATTTATGACTATATTCTTATTCCAGCGTCCTAGATAGACAAAAATAGGACATATTTGTAATATGTAAAAGGTTATGCAGGCTGTCTTGGCTGTCTATGTATTTATATGACTTGTATTTAATTTTTGATAtatttgatttaattagtgcTTGCTTACAATGTTTAACTTGAGTATTTAACTTTAATCAGAAGTACATATCCTTTTTAATGTTTGTGTagcaaaatgaaattattaaaatgtatttttccatGTGTAAAACATTCATTctaatgtgtgtttttaaaatttatgtTGAGGTACTCGTTATAGTTAGTGACATTAAAAATACCTTAATTCGCTGTATTACGCAGATATCAGGAGTTTGAAGGGCACAGTTCAACATATGAAAATCTAAGACCTCAATACGTAGTACTGGATTCATTGCAATAACAGATGtgcataataaaatattttcagacAGTTTAAGGACTGCTGATGAAACTATAGAAGAATTCTAGTTAAAATGTAAACATCTTTATTTGAAAAGACCGTTTCATTTTTATACTGGTTGAATTCAAAACATTAATTCCAGGAGGCAGCATCTTGAAATGTACTCTGTTTAAatgttattgtattttaaagttGCAGATGTGCGATACAACCCCCTTGTAGATACACGGTCAAAAAGCTGGACCGTGCTTTGATATGTTTGTCCTATCGCACTATTAGTTGaggtactttttaaaaatgaacgtATTACACATTATGGGATTTAGCGACATCTATAGCTGTGGGGTAGAATCACAGGCCATCCGGGTACCTGTTAGGTTAtatgtggtcatgtgactcttATTCGGCCATCTTGTTGTGGAAAcgaagagagacagagagctcGTATAGAAACCCTGTGCTGTCAGTAAAGCAGAGGTAAGTTAGAAGAGCGAAAATTGCAGTAAAATACAACTTATAGTTCAGTTATATATGTTTCGAGTCGTGGTGACCCCTGCGTCGGCTCGTCCTGGTAGTGCGGCACGGATATAGATGTCCGCATGGCGCCTTGGCCGAGGGGCTTGGAGGTCTAGTTTGGGACTGGTGCCGTTTAGAGGCCGATGGGAGCCGCGGTGGATAGCCAGGAAAACCTGATGCGGCAGCAGGCTTCACAGGCCTCAGCGACTAGCCCCCAAGCCGAGAATGGAACGGGTGGATTAATTCATGAGAGTTATACATGAGTATAACTGAGAGTGTTTATCGGTTCACTTTGACGTCCTATTCTTTTGCTGTTCTTCATGGGTGGCATATGACATTTGTTGCGGGGCTCCGCTCCCTTATTTCGTAGTGTCAGGTGAAACTGCTGTACGGAGCAAAAGTTGTGACAGCTCTCGCGACGCCTCAAGCTACCTAGCGTGCCACACCGATTTAGCTACTTAGCTAGCTAGCCAAGGAGCCATGGGGTCTAGATGACAGATAATTATTTACGTTCTGGGACTAATTACTAGGTACGTTATCACGTAGTTGGTTAGTTGTGCTCGTACAGGCTGTAGGACGGCTACGCGGTCTCCCGTGGCCCCTGGATTAGCCTGTCGGCTCATGAATGCTATCCGCCGTGATTCGAACTGGCACGCGAGCTATCCGCGAGGGACTGAGTTTGACGGCTGGCGCGAGGGCTTAGTCCGGCAGTGCGGTCGATTGACGGTGGAAATGAGTACTATTGAGTTTATGGTTAAGTCAGGGGTTTAGGGTTAGTTTTAGGCAAGCTGGTGTTTTAGCGCTAGGGTTAGCTGAGCTAGCGTTAGGGGGGTTAGCCGAGCTAGCGTTAGAGTGTAGGGTTAGCCGAACTAGCAACACAAAAGCCGACAGCCGAGCTAACGCCGCTCGTCCGAGGAGATCCGCGACCACATTCTCTTAGTGCTGTGGGCCGATGCTTTGGGCCACTGTTACGTTGAGATTTGTTTTGGGAAATTAATGTCAATCAGTTAAGTTTTTGAAAAAGTTCCCATATGGGTAAGCTAGTCGGCTAACTAATGCTAGCTACCTAGCTGTGTCATTTGATTGGGCGTTCAGAACTTCATACGTGGTGCAAAGTTTTCTATTGTAATTCTGTTTGGATCATAGAACTTAAGTTAGGTTGTGTTGTGGGGCGCATATTATTTTCTTTGCACTCTAATAGCGCACTGAATGACGATAGTAAAATGTTCATCGGTATTGTCGTAATGCTGTGGTTACTGTAAGATGCTGTCTAGTCCTTCAGCTATACGAAATCGTAATTATACTTTAATAATGCCCCAAGGTGTAAAAGATGGTCTTTGTTGTGCCAAGTCGTGTTCAAGTTATGTTGGTTATGCCACCCTTAACGTTAATTAAGCTAATTGACTAAAAATGCTTAG is part of the Paramormyrops kingsleyae isolate MSU_618 chromosome 17, PKINGS_0.4, whole genome shotgun sequence genome and encodes:
- the LOC111861080 gene encoding single-pass membrane and coiled-coil domain-containing protein 1 isoform X2, with the protein product MATDGPSLESLSATLSRVELKFESINIQFEELDETAARLSDRLEKHRNTLDQQVHEDQVLSTLETNLFVTYAMDTLRRCHSVVLGKLPDLAPSLPTVASVLHRKARNRQVRLAWESALQDLGLSSTDITALCTLFVMHGCRAEYFGPAQRQHYVGKVEVLIRRVVTNPALRDGLLRAVQVVEVGSAGTVMSETLEQ
- the LOC111861080 gene encoding single-pass membrane and coiled-coil domain-containing protein 1 isoform X1: MATDGPSLESLSATLSRVELKFESINIQFEELDETAARLSDRLEKHRNTLDQQVHEDQVWVSLLEDQLSTLETNLFVTYAMDTLRRCHSVVLGKLPDLAPSLPTVASVLHRKARNRQVRLAWESALQDLGLSSTDITALCTLFVMHGCRAEYFGPAQRQHYVGKVEVLIRRVVTNPALRDGLLRAVQVVEVGSAGTVMSETLEQ
- the efhd1 gene encoding EF-hand domain-containing protein D1, which produces MASEELAKKLQRRLEVEQSASADLCAPCAPAKLSQGEGEEKQPVVNGSPTTELTEKLSRRLDINEGNTEPKQVKVFNPYTEFKEFSRKQIKDMEKMFKRYDSSKDGFIDLMELKLMMEKLGAPQTHLSLKNMIKEVDEDFDGQLSYREFLLIFRRAAAGELQEESGLLALARLSEIDVSTEGVLGARDFFEAKAQALAVASKFEAEIREEQAERKRQDMEKKQRRAAFRQLQSTFCP